From a region of the Candidatus Azobacteroides pseudotrichonymphae genomovar. CFP2 genome:
- the htpG gene encoding molecular chaperone HtpG: protein MITQKQTGHIGVTTENIFPIIKKFLYSDHEIFLRELVSNAVDATQKLKTLVSVEEVKGDLGNLNIRISIDEKEGTLTVSDRGVGLTADEIEKYINQIAFSGASDFLSKYKDNINSIIGHFGLGFYSSFMVSKKVEIITKSWKEGISAVKWECDGSPEYTLIEVQKETRGTDVILHMDEEGKEFLEKNRIDSLLKKYCRFLPIPIVFGKKIEWKDGKSIELEEDNIINNTNPLWVRKPSELTDEDYTKFYQELYPFGEIPLFWIHLNVDYPFNLTGILYFPKVKSGIDLQKNKIQLYCNQVYVTDSVEGIVPEFLTLLHGVIDSPDIPLNVSRSYLQSDSNVKKISTYITKKVSDRLDDIFKNSRLQFEEKWSSLRVFIHYGMITDEKFCERAMKFVLLENTDKKFFTLDEYKTLIEGNQTDKDKTIIYLYTTNQQEQYAYVDVAKEKAYNVLVMDGQLDNHFMNTLERKLEKTRFVRVDADVIDNLIKKSENKEVKLTEEERKILVETFKSAIPSVENADFVIGFEHLGEKTTPITITQNEFMRRMKEMAGMQSGMNFYGGMPISYTMTVNLDSPLVKKIDADKENTKSIVGQLVDLALLSNGLLKGEALNRFIKRNIELIS, encoded by the coding sequence ATGATTACGCAAAAACAAACCGGCCATATTGGGGTAACAACCGAAAATATTTTCCCTATTATTAAAAAATTTCTTTATAGTGACCATGAAATATTTCTGCGTGAATTAGTTTCTAATGCTGTAGATGCGACCCAAAAATTGAAAACATTAGTATCTGTCGAAGAAGTGAAGGGTGATTTGGGTAATTTGAATATCCGGATTAGTATAGATGAAAAGGAAGGAACGTTGACTGTTTCTGATAGGGGAGTTGGATTAACTGCCGACGAAATAGAAAAATATATTAATCAAATTGCTTTTTCTGGAGCCAGTGATTTTTTGAGTAAATATAAAGATAATATAAACTCTATTATAGGGCATTTTGGATTGGGTTTCTATTCGTCTTTTATGGTTTCGAAGAAAGTGGAAATTATTACTAAATCATGGAAAGAAGGTATTTCAGCGGTGAAATGGGAATGTGATGGTTCGCCAGAATACACTTTAATTGAAGTTCAAAAGGAAACACGTGGTACAGATGTCATTCTTCATATGGATGAAGAAGGCAAAGAGTTTCTTGAAAAAAATCGGATTGATTCGTTATTGAAGAAATATTGTCGTTTTCTGCCCATCCCTATTGTATTTGGCAAAAAAATAGAATGGAAAGATGGCAAATCAATAGAATTGGAAGAAGATAATATTATTAATAATACTAATCCTTTATGGGTTCGTAAACCTTCCGAACTTACTGATGAAGATTATACCAAATTTTATCAAGAGCTCTATCCATTTGGGGAAATTCCGCTGTTTTGGATTCATCTAAATGTTGATTATCCATTCAATTTGACGGGGATATTATATTTCCCTAAAGTAAAAAGCGGTATAGATTTGCAAAAAAATAAAATTCAGTTATATTGCAACCAGGTATATGTAACTGATTCGGTAGAAGGTATTGTTCCAGAATTTTTAACTTTATTGCATGGTGTAATTGATTCTCCAGATATTCCTTTAAACGTATCTCGTTCTTATTTACAGTCTGATAGCAATGTAAAAAAAATTTCTACCTATATCACAAAGAAAGTTTCTGACCGCTTAGATGATATTTTTAAAAATAGTCGCCTGCAATTCGAGGAAAAATGGAGTAGTCTGAGAGTTTTCATTCATTATGGTATGATTACGGATGAAAAATTTTGTGAACGAGCAATGAAGTTTGTTTTATTAGAAAATACAGATAAAAAATTTTTTACTTTGGACGAATACAAAACGTTGATAGAGGGGAATCAAACAGATAAAGATAAAACCATCATTTATCTTTATACAACTAATCAGCAAGAACAATACGCTTATGTTGATGTAGCTAAAGAAAAAGCTTATAATGTATTGGTAATGGATGGACAATTGGATAATCATTTTATGAATACATTAGAGCGAAAGTTAGAAAAAACTCGTTTTGTCCGTGTTGATGCTGATGTAATTGACAATCTGATTAAGAAAAGTGAAAATAAAGAAGTCAAATTGACAGAGGAGGAACGTAAGATACTAGTTGAAACGTTTAAGTCGGCCATACCTTCAGTGGAGAACGCTGATTTTGTTATAGGATTTGAGCATTTAGGTGAAAAAACTACTCCCATAACGATTACTCAAAATGAATTTATGCGGCGTATGAAAGAGATGGCAGGAATGCAGTCAGGTATGAATTTTTATGGCGGTATGCCTATTTCTTATACCATGACTGTTAACTTAGACTCTCCATTGGTAAAAAAGATAGACGCTGATAAAGAGAATACTAAAAGTATTGTTGGTCAATTGGTAGATTTAGCATTATTGTCTAATGGATTGTTGAAAGGAGAAGCATTGAATAGGTTTATCAAGCGTAATATTGAGCTTATTTCGTAG